Proteins co-encoded in one Triplophysa dalaica isolate WHDGS20190420 chromosome 16, ASM1584641v1, whole genome shotgun sequence genomic window:
- the abca1b gene encoding phospholipid-transporting ATPase ABCA1b — translation MSVSTQLGLLLWKNFTYRRRQTLQLLTEIVWPLFIFFILISVRLNYPPYEQHECHFPNKAMPSAGTLPWLQGIVCNANNPCFRHPTPGESPGVVGNFNDSIISRLFSDAKKILLYSQNDRSLDGFIELISAVKDMQLGSAGFKLKDFLRENETLSAFLRENASFTQHSVENILEAQVNLEKVLIKGFGVHLKDMCSSAKLEDFVTISDEEVARRTQVIICSSSSTWLNQAESHFKSNLDFLKPLRPDVRTNTSDVRQISKATDNLLESLGSLAAELASMRSWSDLRNEILFLTENATGSPTMMYQAVSRIVCGHPEGGGLKIKSLNWYEDSNFQALFGNHNNSDDDPVPVYDNTSTPYCNNMMKNMETNPISRMIWRALKPLLMGKILYTPHTPATQKIIHEVNKTFQELGILRDLGGMWEETRPKVWHFMENSEEINLMRTLLRNNVTANFFSDKLAGTQWSVGDVVSFLSKHSEDTRPHGTAFTWRDVFNETDQAIMSISRFMECVNLDKLEPVSTEEKLLNESLSLLDNRKFWAGIVFLDITPNSSELPPHVNYKIRMDIDNVERTNKIKDGYWDPGPRADPFEDLRYIWGGFSYLQDIIEHSIIRALTGSKEKTGVYIQQMPYPCYVDDIFLRIMSRSMPLFMTLAWMYSVAIIIKGVVYEKEARLKETMRIMGLDNGILWLSWFISSLIPLLVSAGLLVLLLKMGNLLPYSDPGVVFLFLVSFAVVTIMQCFLISTAFARANLAAACGGIIYFTLYLPYVLCVAWQDYVGFTAKVIASLLSPVAFGFGCEYFALFEEQGIGIQWNNLFTSPMEEDDYNLTTCLLLMYFDAFLYGVMTWYIEAVFPGQYGIPRPWYFPFTKSYWFGENNTNNTTVHGKKGNSGAVCIEEEPTHLELGVYIENLVKVYRHGRKLAVDGLTLGFYEGQITSFLGHNGAGKTTTMSILTGLFPPTSGTAYIMGKDIRSELSSIRQSLGVCPQHNVLFSMLTVEEHIWFYARLKGLSEEEVKAEMEQILSDTGLPHKRKSRTSQLSGGMQRKLSVALAFVGGSKVVILDEPTAGVDPYARRGIWDLLLKYRAGRTILLSTHHMDEADILGDRIAIISHGKLCCVGSSLFLKTHLGTGYYLTLVKKNAEASLSSCRNSSSTVSFVKKEDDTSESSSDAGLGSDQESEAATAIGTTWPESPVVPVDVSLITSMILKHVTAARMVEDLGHEITYVLPYESAKNGAFVKLFHDLDDRLADLGISSYGVSDTTLEEIFLKVAKDSGVDTEISDGTLPIRRRRQHAFGADHQSCLKPQTEDDNSDSNDSDADPEAKETDHLSVVDGKGSYQVKGWSLKRQQFVALLWKRFLYARRSRKGFFAQIVLPAVFVCIALVFSLIVPPFGKYPSLALNPWMYEEQFTFISDDAPDDISTQKLLGALMDDPGFGTRCMEGEPVPDAPCTMGDEDWSTPEVPESVSDIFRMSNWTMDNPSPACECSSDGKKKMLPECPAGAGGLSPPQIKISQMDTLQNLTGRNISDYLVKTYAQIIGKSLKNKIWVNEFRYGGFSLGARSTQVLPPAEEIDDAISRVRQIFQLKKNSGSAADRFLSSLSSFINGLDTKNNVKIWFNNKGWHSIGAFLNVMNNGILRANLPPGKDPRQFGITAFNHPLNLTKEQLSQVALMTTSVDVLVSICVIFAMSFVPASFVVFLIQERVNKAKHMQFISGVQPYLYWQANFLWDMCNYIVPATLVILIFLCFQQKSYVSATNLPVLALLLLLYGFSITPLMYPASFLFKIPSTAYVVLTSVNILIGINGSISTFVMELFGNNEIGGINDILKNVLLIFPHFCLGRGLIDMVKNQAMADAMERFGEERFRSPLEWDMVGKNLFAMAVEGVVFFVLTVLIQYRFFFKPKSFSAKLSPIGEEDEDVARERQRIVNGNGQGDILELRQLTKVYKRKQKPAVDRLCVGIPPGECFGLLGVNGAGKTSTFKMLTGDSTVTKGEAFLAGKSILREIDEVHQNMGYCPQFDAINDLLTGREHLEFYAILRGVPEEEVCEVAEWGIRKLGLVKYVDKNAGSYSGGNMRKLSTAISLIGAPPVIFLDEPTTGMDPKARRALWDCIHSVIKEGRSVVLTSHSMEECEALCTRMAIMVNGRFRCLGSVQHLKNRFGDGYTIILRVAGPDPDLQPVMKFIESELPGSTLKEKHRNMLQYQLSSSLTSLAHIFSILAKNKEFLRIEDYSVSQTTLDQVFVNFAKDQSDDHCDSSVRRKETGVNMALLSPLSNVENIEKPKESFV, via the exons ATGTCCGTTTCCACTCAGCTGGGTCTGCTGCTGTGGAAGAACTTTACCTACAGAAGAAGACAAACA CTACAACTGCTGACGGAGATTGTGTGGcctctatttattttcttcatcttGATTTCTGTGAGGTTGAACTACCCACCTTATGAACAACATGAAT GTCACTTTCCCAACAAAGCCATGCCCTCAGCTGGCACCCTGCCTTGGCTCCAGGGCATTGTCTGTAATGCCAACAATCCCTGCTTCCGACACCCAACCCCTGGGGAATCTCCAGGAGTTGTTGGGAACTTCAATGACTCCAT AATCTCACGTCTGTTTTCTGATGCCAAGAAGATTTTGCTGTACAGTCAGAATGACAGGAGCTTAGATGGATTCATTGAGCTTATCAGCGCTGTAAAAGACATGCAACTGGGGTCGGCCG GTTTCAAGCTGAAGGACTTCCTACGGGAAAATGAGACCCTGTCCGCGTTCCTCCGGGAGAACGCCTCCTTTACCCAGCATTCTGTAGAGAACATTCTGGAAGCACAGGTGAATCTGGAAAAG GTCCTGATCAAAGGTTTTGGTGTCCATCTGAAAGATATGTGCAGCTCCGCCAAGCTTGAAGATTTTGTGACCATCTCGGATGAGGAGGTGGCTAGACGCACACAGGTCATCATCTGCTCATCTTCCAGCACCTGGTTAAACCAGGCTGAGAGCCACTTTAAGTCAAACCTGGATTTCCTTAAACCTCTAAGG CCAGATGTGAGGACAAACACCAGCGATGTCCGTCAAATTTCGAAAGCCACAGACAACCTTCTGGAAAGTTTGGGATCACTGGCTGCAGAG CTGGCCAGTATGAGAAGCTGGAGCGATCTACGAAACGAGATCTTGTTTCTGACGGAAAACGCCACGGGTTCACCCACTATGATGTACCAGGCTGTGTCTCGCATCGTCTGTGGACACCCGGAGGGCGGCGGCCTCAAGATCAAATCCCTCAACTGGTACGAAGACAGCAACTTCCAGGCACTGTTCGGCAATCACAACAACAGCGATGATGATCCGGTCCCTGTTTATGACAACACCTCCA CTCCATATTGTAACAACATGATGAAGAATATGGAAACCAACCCCATCTCTCGTATGATCTGGAGAGCCTTAAAACCTCTTCTGATGGGGAAGATTCTCTACACTCCACATACACCTGCAACACAGAAGATCATTCATGAG GTCAATAAGACATTTCAGGAGCTCGGAATTCTTAGAGATTTAGGAGGAATGTGGGAAGAAACCAGGCCAAAGGTTTGGCACTTTATGGAGAACAGTGAAGAAATTAATCTAATGCGG ACTCTACTACGAAACAACGTCACTGCGAATTTCTTCAGTGATAAGTTGGCCGGTACGCAGTGGAGTGTGGGGGATGTTGTGAGCTTCTTGTCCAAGCATTCTGAAGACACACGACCCCATGGAACGGCATTCACGTGGAGGGATGTCTTCAACGAGACAGACCAGGCCATTATGAGCATATCCCGTTTCATGGAG TGTGTAAATTTGGATAAACTGGAACCAGTGAGCACAGAAGAGAAACTGTTAAACGAATCCCTGAGTCTGCTGGATAACAGAAAGTTCTGGGCTGGAATTGTGTTTCTCGACATAACCCCCAACAGTTCAGAGCTCCCTCCACACGTCAATTACAAGATCCGCATGGACATCGACAATGTGGAACGCACAAACAAGATTAAAGATGG GTATTGGGACCCTGGTCCCAGGGCTGACCCTTTTGAAGATCTCCGGTACATTTGGGGAGGATTTTCATACCTTCAGGATATAATCGAACACAGTATTATCAGAGCACTTACTGGCTCAAAAGAGAAGACTGGTGTCTACATCCAACAGATGCCATACCCATGCTATGTAGATGACAT TTTTCTACGGATTATGAGTCGATCCATGCCTCTCTTCATGACTCTGGCTTGGATGTACTCGGTGGCTATCATCATCAAAGGTGTCGTCTACGAGAAGGAGGCCCGGCTCAAGGAGACCATGAGGATTATGGGATTGGACAATGGAATCTTGTGGCTCAGCTGGTTCATAAGTAGTTTGATTCCTCTACTGGTCAGTGCAGGACTGCTGGTTCTTCTACTCAAG ATGGGTAATCTCCTGCCATACAGTGACCCCGGCGTTGTCTTCCTCTTCCTCGTATCATTTGCCGTAGTAACCATCATGCAGTGCTTCCTCATCAGTACGGCGTTCGCTCGTGCTAACCTGGCAGCCGCCTGCGGGGGCATTATATACTTCACCCTTTATCTGCCTTATGTACTCTGCGTGGCTTGGCAAGACTACGTGGGCTTCACTGCCAAAGTCATCGCC AGCTTGCTGTCTCCCGTGGCCTTTGGCTTTGGTTGTGAATATTTCGCTCTGTTTGAGGAGCAAGGGATTGGCATTCAATGGAACAACCTCTTCACCAGCCCAATGGAAGAAGATGACTACAACCTCACCACCTGCCTCTTACTCATGTACTTTGATGCCTTCTTGTATGGCGTCATGACCTGGTACATAGAGGCTGTGTTCCCGGGACAGTATGGCATTCCCAGGCCCTGGTACTTCCCGTTCACTAAATCCTACTGGTTTGGAGAGAACAACACAAATAATACCACTGTTCATGGAAAGAAGGGCAATTCTGGAG CCGTTTGCATTGAAGAGGAACCTACTCACCTTGAGCTTGGAGTTTACATTGAGAATCTAGTGAAGGTGTATCGTCACGGCAGGAAGTTGGCGGTGGACGGTTTGACGCTCGGCTTCTATGAGGGGCAGATAACCTCATTCCTCGGCCACAACGGTGCTGGAAAAACCACAACAAT GTCGATTCTGACGGGCCTCTTCCCTCCGACCTCCGGCACCGCTTACATCATGGGGAAAGACATCCGCTCAGAGCTGAGCTCCATCAGACAGAGCCTCGGTGTGTGTCCACAACACAACGTCCTCTTCAGCAT GTTGACAGTGGAGGAGCATATCTGGTTCTACGCCCGTCTGAAGGGTCTGTCAGAGGAGGAGGTGAAGGCTGAGATGGAGCAGATCTTGAGCGACACCGGCCTTCCACATAAACGCAAATCGAGGACAAGTCAGTTGTCAG GTGGTATGCAAAGGAAACTCTCCGTAGCCCTTGCGTTCGTTGGTGGGTCAAAGGTGGTCATTCTGGACGAGCCGACCGCTGGTGTGGACCCGTACGCTCGCAGAGGCATCTGGGACCTTCTTCTTAAGTATCGTGCAG GTCGTACCATCCTCCTTTCCACCCATCACATGGATGAGGCGGACATTCTGGGCGATCGCATTGCCATCATCTCCCATGGAAAGCTTTGCTGCGTGGgctcctctctctttctgaagACGCATCTGGGAACGGGATACTATCTTACTCTGGTGAAGAAGAACGCAGAAGCTTCTCTCAGCTCCTGCAGAAACTCAAGCAGCACTGTgtcttttgttaaaaaa GAAGACGATACATCAGAGAGCAGTTCAGATGCTGGTCTTGGAAGCGACCAGGAGAGCGAAGCCGCCACAGCGATCG GAACTACATGGCCTGAATCTCCCGTCGTTCCTGTAGATGTGTCCCTCATCACCAGTATGATCCTCAAGCACGTTACTGCTGCCCGAATGGTGGAGGATCTTGGTCACGAGATCACATATGTGTTGCCGTACGAGTCTGCCAAAAATGGTGCTTTTGTTAAACTCTTCCACGACCTGGACGACCGCCTCGCTGACCTGGGCATTTCAAGCTATGGAGTTTCAGACACCACACTTGAAGAG aTTTTCCTTAAAGTGGCAAAAGATAGCGGGGTTGACACAGAAATCTCTG ATGGAACTTTGCCGATACGCAGACGCAGACAACATGCATTTGGTGCGGACCATCAGAGCTGCCTCAAACCCCAGACTGAAGATGACAATTCTGACAGCAACGATTCTGATGCTGACCCAG AAGCCAAAGAGACCGATCATTTGAGTGTTGTGGACGGTAAAGGATCATATCAAGTGAAGGGATGGAGTCTAAAGAGGCAGCAGTTTGTGGCTTTATTATGGAAAAGATTTCTTTACGCTCGTCGGTCAAGGAAAGGCTTCTTTGCGCAG ATTGTTCTTCCTGCTGTGTTTGTATGCATCGCCCTTGTCTTCAGTCTTATCGTTCCCCCTTTTGGAAAATATCCCAGTCTGGCTCTGAATCCATGGATGTATGAGGAGCAATTCACTTTCATCAG TGATGATGCACCTGATGACATAAGCACACAAAAATTACTGGGAGCTTTAATGGATGACCCTGGTTTTGGAACACGATGCATGGAAGGAGAACCCGTTCC TGACGCACCTTGTACGATGGGCGACGAGGACTGGTCCACTCCAGAAGTTCCAGAGAGCGTTTCTGACATTTTCCGGATGTCAAACTGGACCATGGACAATCCGTCTCCTGCTTGCGAGTGCAGCAGTGATGGCAAGAAGAAGATGCTCCCAGAATGCCCCGCAGGGGCCGGTGGACTTTCACCTCCACAGATTAAGATCAGCCAAATGGATACCCTTCAAAATCTGACAGGGCGAAACATCTCAGACTACCTTGTGAAAACCTACGCGCAGATCATTGGGAAGAG CTTAAAGAACAAAATCTGGGTGAACGAATTCAGGTACGGAGGATTTTCACTGGGCGCGAGAAGCACTCAGGTCCTACCGCCCGCTGAAGAGATTGATGATGCAATCTCTCGGGTCAGGCAGATCTTTCAGCTGAAAAAG AACTCAGGCTCGGCAGCAGACCGTTTCTTGAGCAGTCTGTCTTCCTTTATCAATGGGCTGGACACCAAAAATAATGTCAAG atATGGTTCAATAACAAGGGCTGGCACAGTATTGGAGCTTTTCTAAATGTTATGAACAACGGTATCTTGCGTGCCAATTTACCACCTGGTAAAGACCCCCGTCAGTTTGGCATCACTGCATTTAACCATCCGCTCAATCTAACCAAGGAGCAGCTCTCTCAAGTCGCGCT AATGACTACCTCTGTGGATGTGTTGGTGTCCATCTGCGTGATCTTCGCCATGTCCTTCGTTCCCGCCAGCTTCGTGGTCTTCCTCATTCAGGAGCGAGTGAATAAGGCCAAGCACATGCAGTTTATCAGTGGAGTTCAGCCGTACCTTTACTGGCAGGCCAACTTTCTCTGGGATATG TGCAATTACATTGTTCCCGCTACTCTGGTCATCTTGATCTTTCTCTGCTTCCAACAAAAATCATACGTGTCTGCCACCAACCTGCCCGTACTTGCTCTTCTCCTCCTTCTCTATGG ATTTTCCATCACTCCTCTCATGTACCCAGCGTCCTTCTTATTCAAAATCCCCAGCACAGCTTACGTGGTTCTCACAAGCGTCAACATTCTCATTGGGATCAATGGCAGCATCTCTACTTTCGTAATGGAGCTGTTTGGAAATAAC GAGATCGGTGGCATTAATGACATCCTGAAGAACGTTTTATTGATCTTCCCCCATTTTTGCCTCGGGCGAGGTCTCATTGACATGGTTAAGAATCAAGCCATGGCTGACGCAATGGAGAGATTTG GTGAGGAACGTTTCCGTTCTCCGCTGGAGTGGGACATGGTGGGCAAGAATCTATTTGCCATGGCGGTCGAAGGAGTCGTCTTCTTCGTCTTAACTGTCCTCATCCAATACCGTTTCTTCTTTAAACCCAA GTCTTTTAGTGCCAAGCTGAGTCCGATTGGAGAAGAAGATGAGGATGTTGCCAGAGAGAGGCAGAGGATTGTCAACGGAAATGGTCAAGGAGACATTCTGGAACTTCGCCAACTCACTAAG GTGTATAAGAGGAAGCAGAAACCTGCCGTGGATCGTCTCTGTGTTGGCATTCCTCCAGGAGAG TGTTTTGGTCTGCTCGGTGTCAATGGTGCTGGAAAAACAAGTACTTTCAAAATGCTTACGGGTGATTCTACGGTGACTAAAGGCGAAGCTTTCTTAGCAGGGAAGAG taTTCTCAGAGAAATTGATGAAGTTCACCAGAATATGGGCTACTGCCCTCAGTTTGATGCCATTAATGACCTCCTGACTGGACGAGAACACCTGGAATTCTATGCTATTCTGCGTGGTGTACCTGAGGAGGAAGTTTGTGAG GTGGCAGAATGGGGAATCCGTAAACTGGGTCTCGTGAAGTACGTGGACAAAAACGCAGGAAGCTACAGCGGTGGAAACATGCGCAAACTCTCCACAGCCATATCTCTCATAGGAGCTCCTCCAGTGATCTTCCTG GATGAACCCACCACAGGCATGGACCCCAAAGCCCGGCGGGCGTTGTGGGACTGCATCCACAGTGTCATCAAAGAGGGCCGCTCTGTTGTGCTTACCTCACATAG CATGGAGGAATGTGAAGCTCTGTGCACTAGAATGGCCATCATGGTGAATGGCCGGTTCCGCTGTCTGGGCAGCGTCCAACACCTGAAGAACAG ATTTGGTGATGGATACACCATCATTCTGAGGGTCGCCGGTCCAGATCCTGACCTTCAGCCTGTAATGAAGTTTATCGAGAGCGAGCTACCAGGCAGCACTCTGAAAGAGAAACATCGAAACATGCTCCAGTACCAGCTCTCCTCATCCCTCACGTCCCTCGCTCACATCTTCAGCATCCTCGCTAAGAACAAAGAGTTCCTCAGGATAGAAGATTATTCTGTGTCCCAGACCACTCTGGACCAG